The genomic DNA CACTTACGGAGCAACTGACGAGTTCAGTTACAAAGCCGTCGAAAACGTGACCACGGTTTACGATTTCCATGCCACAATTCTGCATCTACTGGGTCTCAATCACGAACAATTGACTTATTACCACAATGGTTTTGAACGCAGACTCACCGATGTGCACGGCCATGTGATTCGAGATGTCCTGGCTTAGAAGGCAACTCATACAGATAAGGAATGTTTAGCAGAACTGATTTTTTGAACCACAGAGACACAGAGGGCACAGAGAATTTTGAAGGAGTAAGATCCGTAATGACCAAGCATTCGAAATGGGTATAAGCTTTGATTAAACAAGTATTCTCCGTGCACTCTGTGTCTCTGTGGTTTTAATCTTTCTCAGATTCGTTCATTCGGTTTATGAGGTCTGATCCAGCATAAGGAAATAGATTTTAGCGGTTCAATGTCAATCACCATTGAAGTGAGACCAGTATTCTTAACAAAGCTAAATTATGAAAAGTTACACACCGGGACATCAACCAGATGACCACTCTGCAATACCTTCGCGGCGAGACTTCCTCAAAGTAGCAGGCGGGGGCTTTGGTGCTCTGGCTTTTTCTGCAATGATTGCGGGTGAGTCCGGTGCGGAAATTCATCATCCGGCTCAAGCCAAGCGGGTGATCCAGATCTTCTGCCCGGGGGGAATGAGTCAGGTTGATACGTTCGATTACAAACCGGAACTTGAGAAACGAGCCGGTCAGCCGTTTGATCCCGATGGGAAACTTCAATTCTTCGCATCGAAGCCGGGCAATTGCCAGCCGAGTCATTGGAAGTTTCGGCAGCATGGTGAATCGGGATTATGGATGAGCGATCTGTTTCCCAAGCTTGCCACGTGTGTCGACGATTTGGCATTTATCAATTCGATGCACAGTAAAACCGCTCTGCATGGTCCGGCCTGCTTCATGATGAATACCGGGTTCACACTGCCAGGATTTCCCAGCATGGGTTCGTGGGTGACATACGGACTTGGCAGCGAGGCTGAAGATTTGCCCGCCTTTGTTGTGCTGCCCGATCCTCGCGGTTTGCCACCGGGCGGTATCATTAATTGGGGCGCAGGATTTCTGCCGGCAGAACATCAGGCGACGATGCTGGAGACTTCGAATCCCAAACAACCGATAGCAGATCTGTTCCCTCCTGAAGAATTTGCGGGGAACTCTCGACAGGTCGATCCTGAGCAGCTTCAGTTTTTACAACAACTCAATCGATTGCATCAGAAGTCGCGACAGACCAACAGCGAGCTCGAAGCCCGCATCAAGGCTTATGAAATGGCGGCTCGGCTCCAGTTGAGTGCCCCGGAAGTCACCGATGTCAGCCGCGAGAGTGAAGCGGTCCAGGATTTGTATGACATCGAGCATCCCGAGTCTGGCCCCTTCGGTCGACAATGCCTGCTGGCTCGCCGACTGGTTCAGCGGGGCGTTCGCTTTGTACAAATCTATTGTGGTGCTGAGAACACGACCGCTAAGAAGATCCGTCCCAACTGGGACAGTCATGAGGATGTTGTCCGCGATCATGGATACTGGGGAGCAGTGCTGGACAATGGTGCTTCTGCCCTTCTGAAAGATCTGAAACAACAGGGAATGCTGGAAGATACACTCGTCATCTGCACGACTGAATTTGGTCGACAACCCGGTGCCCAGGGAGGCAAAGGCAAGGGGCGTGATCACAATGCCGGAGCGTTTACTAGCTGGTTAGCCGGGGGAGGGATTCGAGGAGGAATGAGTTACGGTGCGACGGATGAACTGGGATTCAAAGCGGTCGAATCACCCACGTACTGCTACGACCTTCACGCCACTGCTCTGCATCTGTTGGGTGTCGATCACACG from Rubinisphaera italica includes the following:
- a CDS encoding DUF1501 domain-containing protein, which codes for MKSYTPGHQPDDHSAIPSRRDFLKVAGGGFGALAFSAMIAGESGAEIHHPAQAKRVIQIFCPGGMSQVDTFDYKPELEKRAGQPFDPDGKLQFFASKPGNCQPSHWKFRQHGESGLWMSDLFPKLATCVDDLAFINSMHSKTALHGPACFMMNTGFTLPGFPSMGSWVTYGLGSEAEDLPAFVVLPDPRGLPPGGIINWGAGFLPAEHQATMLETSNPKQPIADLFPPEEFAGNSRQVDPEQLQFLQQLNRLHQKSRQTNSELEARIKAYEMAARLQLSAPEVTDVSRESEAVQDLYDIEHPESGPFGRQCLLARRLVQRGVRFVQIYCGAENTTAKKIRPNWDSHEDVVRDHGYWGAVLDNGASALLKDLKQQGMLEDTLVICTTEFGRQPGAQGGKGKGRDHNAGAFTSWLAGGGIRGGMSYGATDELGFKAVESPTYCYDLHATALHLLGVDHTQLTYYHNGIQRRLTDVHGHVIQEIIA